A single genomic interval of Babylonia areolata isolate BAREFJ2019XMU chromosome 26, ASM4173473v1, whole genome shotgun sequence harbors:
- the LOC143300722 gene encoding uncharacterized protein LOC143300722, with amino-acid sequence MLPNVCSSKFAPLLCRKYCKLCNSSSTTEAPTDTSTYPPWTETCMDHVVGALTCPVIPNVCDDDYGRLFCRKSCAVCGPTTTTTTTTVPTTPIADTCTDEVGHGLECAMLPNVCSSKFAPLLCRKYCKLCNSSSTTEAPTDTSTYPPWTETCMDHVVGALTCPVIPSVCDDDYGRLFCRKSCAVCGPTTTTTTTTVPTTPIADTCTDEVGYGLECAMLPNVCSSKFAPLLCRKYCKLCNSSSTTEAPTDTSTYPPWTETCMDHVVGALTCPVIPNVCDDDYGRLFCRKSCAVCGPTTTTTTTTVPTTPIADTCTDEVGHGLECAMLPNVCSSKFAPLLCRKYCKLCNSSSTTEAPTDTSTYPPWTETCMDHVVGALTCPVIPNVCDDDYGRLFCRKSCAVCGPTTTTTTTTVPPSTTVADAENTTTTTTSSSAPPSFSPTQPPSSAGTSSAASPSASSSSTTTSTPPSFPATTTTPPSTSTPALHWPKCKDHVGNGRTCASYPSICRQDPALADLLCPKFCGFCVPLMETGTYAPDTTTDSNAAGGCVDRVVNGLTCVDIPSVCASHQYGRQVCPRTCNACGEVVATTTPSITPATTLSPPSTLASSTLMMTTPAERCEDNVGLGLTCDGLPGACNDPLASIICKKTCGFCDCEDRIVGMTCQDLVDKYDKDPCRDELGHQVCARFCGFC; translated from the exons ATTCCTCCTCGACAACAGAAGCTCCAACGGACACCTCCACGTACCCGCCATGGACGGAGACATGTATGGATCACGTGGTCGGTGCTCTGACCTGTCCCGTCATTCCCAACGTGTGTGACGACGACTACGGACGACTGTTCTGCCGCAAGAGTTGTGCTGTCTGCGgtcccactactaccaccaccactacaaccgtTCCCACTACACCAATTGCAG ACACCTGCACTGATGAGGTTGGCCATGGACTGGAGTGTGCAATGCTGCCCAATGTCTGCTCTTCCAAGTTCGCTCCCCTCCTGTGCAGAAAATACTGCAAACTGTGCA ATTCCTCCTCGACAACAGAAGCTCCAACGGACACCTCCACGTACCCGCCATGGACGGAGACATGTATGGATCACGTGGTCGGTGCTCTGACCTGTCCCGTCATTCCCAGCGTGTGTGACGACGACTACGGACGACTGTTCTGCCGCAAGAGTTGTGCTGTCTGCGgtcctactactaccaccaccactacaaccgtTCCCACTACACCAATTGCAG ACACCTGCACTGATGAGGTTGGCTATGGACTGGAGTGTGCAATGCTGCCCAATGTCTGCTCTTCCAAGTTCGCTCCCCTCCTGTGCAGAAAATACTGCAAACTGTGCA ATTCCTCCTCGACAACAGAAGCTCCAACGGACACCTCCACGTACCCGCCATGGACGGAGACATGTATGGATCACGTGGTCGGTGCTCTGACCTGTCCCGTCATTCCCAACGTGTGTGACGACGACTACGGACGACTGTTCTGCCGCAAGAGTTGTGCTGTCTGCGgtcctactactaccaccaccactacaaccgtTCCCACTACACCAATTGCAG ACACCTGCACTGATGAGGTTGGCCATGGACTGGAGTGTGCAATGCTGCCCAATGTCTGCTCTTCCAAGTTCGCTCCCCTCCTGTGCAGAAAATACTGCAAACTGTGCA ATTCCTCATCGACGACAGAAGCTCCAACGGACACCTCCACGTACCCGCCATGGACGGAGACATGTATGGATCACGTGGTCGGTGCTCTGACCTGTCCCGTCATTCCCAACGTGTGTGACGACGACTACGGACGACTGTTCTGCCGCAAGAGTTGTGCTGTCTGCGgtcctactactaccaccaccactacaaccgtTCCTCCGTCTACGACTGTAGCAG ATGcagagaacacaacaacaacaacaacaagctcaAGTGCCCCGCCTTCCTTCAGCCCAACCCAGCCCCCATCATCAGCAGGGACTTCCAGCGCCGCCTCCCCttcagccagcagcagcagcaccaccaccagcacaccccCGAGCTTtcccgccactaccaccacccctcccagcaCCTCCACCCCGGCTCTGCACTGGCCCAAGTGCAAGGACCACGTGGGTAACGGGAGGACGTGCGCCAGCTACCCCAGCATCTGTCGGCAGGACCCGGCCCTGGCCGACCTCCTGTGTCCCAAGTTCTGTGGATTCTGTG TACCCCTAATGGAGACTGGAACCTACGCGCCGGACACGACGACAGACTCCAACGCGGCAGGTGGCTGCGTGGACCGAGTGGTCAACGGACTGACGTGTGTGGACATCCCCTCAGTGTGTGCCAGCCACCAGTATGGCCGCCAGGTCTGCCCTCGGACGTGCAACGCGTGCGGGGAGGTGGTGGCGACAA ccaccccctccatcacaccCGCCACCACCCTGTCTCCACCATCCACCCTGGCTAGCAGCACTCTAATGATGACCACGCCTGCCGAGCGGTGTGAGGACAACGTTGGACTAGGGCTGACCTGTGACGGACTGCCCGGGGCCTGCAACGACCCTCTGGCCTCCATCATCTGCAAGAAGACCTGCGGCTTCTGTG ACTGTGAGGATCGCATCGTGGGAATGACATGTCAGGACCTGGTGGACAAATACGACAAGGATCCATGCCGGGATGAGCTGGGCCACCAAGTGTGTGCCAGGTTCTGTGGCTTCTGCTAG